A single window of Salvia splendens isolate huo1 chromosome 8, SspV2, whole genome shotgun sequence DNA harbors:
- the LOC121745453 gene encoding pathogenesis-related genes transcriptional activator PTI6-like — protein MEEQLQPSVKFAEHVVTTNKLITNPPRAAAKLRRKVVRFFLVDADATDSSGDESDAPVHRVRRHVEEITFNAPAPASKKRRRSPDAPRRGKFRGVRQRPWGRWAAEIRDPAQGKRVWLGTYDTPEEAATVYDRAAVRLKGAAAVINFPEPPHALTESLTESDGVSSGKDAALSPTSVLRCEDFTAFDDGLGADFGFDLDWTLSLPVKFGAEEFGEFDFDDFINELR, from the coding sequence ATGGAAGAGCAACTGCAACCTTCGGTGAAATTCGCAGAGCACGTCGTCACCACCAACAAGCTCATCACCAATCCACCGAGAGCCGCCGCCAAACTCCGCCGCAAAGTCGTCCGATTCTTCCTCGTCGACGCCGACGCCACCGATTCCTCCGGCGACGAGTCCGACGCCCCCGTCCACAGAGTCCGCCGCCACGTCGAGGAGATCACCTTCAacgcgccggcgccggcgagcaAGAAGCGGAGGCGGAGCCCCGACGCGCCTCGCCGCGGGAAGTTCCGCGGCGTGAGGCAGCGGCCGTGGGGGAGGTGGGCCGCCGAGATCCGCGACCCGGCCCAGGGAAAACGGGTCTGGCTGGGGACCTACGACACGCCGGAGGAAGCCGCCACCGTCTACGACAGGGCCGCCGTCAGGCTGAAGGGCGCGGCCGCCGTCATCAATTTCCCTGAGCCGCCGCACGCTCTAACGGAGTCCTTGACGGAGAGTGACGGCGTTTCTTCGGGGAAGGACGCCGCTCTGTCGCCGACGTCGGTGCTCCGCTGCGAGGATTTCACGGCGTTTGACGATGGCCTCGGCGCTGACTTCGGGTTTGACCTGGACTGGACGTTGAGTTTGCCGGTGAAATTCGGGGCGGAGGAATTCGGCGAGTTTGACTTTGATGACTTCATTAATGAGCTAAGATGA